From a region of the Rhodococcus sp. 4CII genome:
- a CDS encoding carboxyl transferase domain-containing protein, with protein MALGGTTAREGYRAEHTKLVDELKSRLAVAALGGSEKSRERHVSRGKLLPRDRVDTLLDPGSPFLEISPLAANGLYDDDCPGAGVIAGIGRVSGRECVIVANDATVKGGTYYPMTVKKHLRAQEIALQNQLPCIYLVDSGGAFLPRQDEVFPDREHFGRIFYNQATMSAAGIPQIAAVLGSCTAGGAYVPAMSDEAVIVRNQGTIFLGGPPLVKAATGEVVTAEELGGGDLHSKVSGVTDHLAEDDQDALRIVRNIVATLGPRAERPWDVISTVPASAPQTDLYEVVPTDPRTPYDVHEVIDRIVDGAEFQEFKAEYGKTLVTGFAHIEGHPVGIIANNGVLFAESAMKGAHFIELCDKRTIPLLFLQNIAGFMVGRDYEAGGIAKHGAKMVTAVACARVPKLTVVIGGSYGAGNYSMCGRAYSPRFLWMWPNARISVMGGEQAASVLSTVRSEQLDSAGNPWSAEDEEAFKAPIREQYEAQGNPYYSTARLWDDGIIDPADTRTVLGLALSVCANAPVEPVSYGVFRM; from the coding sequence ATGGCACTGGGCGGAACGACTGCACGGGAGGGCTACCGGGCAGAGCACACGAAATTGGTGGACGAGCTGAAGTCGAGGCTGGCAGTCGCGGCCCTCGGCGGCAGTGAGAAGTCGCGCGAGCGGCACGTCAGCCGAGGCAAGCTCCTGCCCCGCGACCGGGTCGACACACTGCTCGATCCCGGCAGCCCGTTCCTCGAGATCTCGCCGCTCGCGGCGAACGGCCTCTACGACGACGATTGCCCTGGTGCGGGCGTCATCGCCGGCATCGGCCGGGTGTCCGGCCGGGAATGCGTGATCGTCGCCAACGACGCGACCGTCAAGGGCGGCACCTACTATCCGATGACGGTGAAGAAGCACCTGCGGGCGCAGGAGATCGCGCTGCAGAACCAGCTACCGTGCATCTACCTCGTCGATTCCGGCGGCGCGTTCCTGCCGAGGCAGGACGAGGTGTTCCCCGACCGCGAGCACTTCGGGCGCATCTTCTACAACCAGGCCACGATGAGCGCGGCCGGTATCCCGCAGATCGCGGCGGTCCTCGGCTCCTGCACCGCCGGCGGCGCATACGTGCCCGCCATGAGCGACGAGGCCGTCATCGTCCGCAACCAGGGCACCATCTTCCTGGGTGGCCCGCCGCTGGTGAAGGCCGCCACCGGCGAGGTCGTGACCGCGGAGGAACTCGGCGGCGGCGACCTGCACTCGAAGGTCTCCGGTGTCACCGACCACCTCGCGGAGGACGATCAGGACGCGCTGCGGATCGTGCGAAACATCGTCGCCACCCTCGGCCCGCGCGCCGAGCGTCCGTGGGACGTCATCTCCACTGTCCCCGCGTCGGCGCCGCAGACCGACCTCTACGAGGTGGTCCCCACCGACCCGCGCACCCCGTACGACGTCCACGAGGTCATCGACCGGATCGTGGATGGCGCCGAGTTCCAGGAGTTCAAGGCCGAATACGGCAAGACCCTGGTCACCGGTTTCGCGCACATCGAGGGCCACCCGGTCGGGATCATCGCGAACAACGGTGTGCTGTTCGCCGAGTCCGCGATGAAGGGCGCGCACTTCATCGAGCTGTGCGACAAGCGCACGATTCCGCTGCTGTTCCTGCAGAACATCGCGGGATTCATGGTCGGTCGCGACTACGAGGCGGGCGGCATCGCCAAGCACGGCGCGAAGATGGTCACCGCCGTCGCCTGCGCCCGGGTCCCGAAGCTGACCGTCGTGATCGGCGGCTCCTACGGGGCCGGGAACTACTCGATGTGCGGGCGGGCGTACTCGCCGCGGTTCCTGTGGATGTGGCCGAACGCGCGGATCTCCGTGATGGGCGGGGAGCAGGCGGCGTCGGTGCTGTCCACGGTGCGCAGCGAGCAACTCGACAGCGCGGGCAACCCGTGGTCGGCGGAGGACGAGGAGGCGTTCAAGGCGCCGATCCGCGAGCAGTACGAGGCGCAGGGTAACCCGTACTACTCGACGGCCCGGCTGTGGGACGACGGCATCATCGATCCCGCCGATACCAGAACTGTTCTCGGACTGGCGCTCTCGGTGTGTGCGAACGCACCGGTCGAACCGGTCTCCTACGGCGTTTTCCGGATGTGA
- a CDS encoding TetR/AcrR family transcriptional regulator, whose protein sequence is MTTDVDDAGAPIPSTDGAGAPITRREQMKADRRRQLLDAAARLIAERGFVGVRLEDLGSAVGISGPAVYRHFPNKDAVLVELLVGISTRLFEGGSLVVAEATSPTHALEGLVDFHLDFALGEPDLIRIQDRDLESLPADARREVRQTQRRYVEIWVKVLLQVDASLDETDARTKAHATFGLINSTPHSADPTTPARTRKVLRDMTLLCLRP, encoded by the coding sequence ATGACCACAGACGTCGACGACGCCGGGGCGCCGATCCCGTCAACGGACGGCGCCGGGGCACCGATCACGCGCCGGGAGCAGATGAAGGCGGACCGTCGCCGCCAACTGCTCGACGCCGCCGCCCGCCTGATCGCCGAACGAGGATTCGTCGGCGTCCGCCTCGAAGATCTCGGTTCCGCCGTGGGAATCAGCGGACCCGCTGTGTACCGGCACTTCCCCAACAAGGACGCCGTCCTCGTGGAACTGCTCGTCGGAATCAGCACGCGACTGTTCGAGGGCGGGTCGCTGGTGGTCGCCGAAGCCACCTCTCCCACGCACGCCCTCGAGGGTCTCGTCGACTTCCACCTGGACTTCGCGCTCGGGGAACCCGACCTCATTCGCATCCAGGATCGAGACCTGGAGAGCCTGCCTGCCGACGCCCGCCGGGAGGTCCGGCAGACGCAGCGGCGCTACGTGGAGATCTGGGTGAAGGTGCTTCTGCAGGTGGACGCTTCACTGGACGAGACGGATGCCCGCACCAAGGCACACGCCACGTTCGGGCTGATCAACTCGACCCCGCACAGCGCCGATCCGACGACACCCGCGCGCACCCGGAAAGTGCTGCGCGACATGACGCTTCTGTGCCTGCGCCCGTGA
- a CDS encoding GlsB/YeaQ/YmgE family stress response membrane protein, translating to MVGNIIGTIIFGAVIGVLARLVIPGKQAMGWVITVVLGIIGALIGYWVWEGLLGKGNTGGIDWIRWIISIAAAAVLTLGYTAMTSKKRV from the coding sequence ATGGTCGGCAACATCATCGGCACCATCATCTTCGGTGCGGTCATCGGCGTCCTGGCGCGTCTCGTGATTCCGGGCAAGCAGGCGATGGGGTGGGTCATCACCGTCGTCCTCGGCATCATCGGTGCGCTGATCGGGTACTGGGTGTGGGAGGGACTCCTCGGCAAGGGCAACACCGGCGGGATCGACTGGATCCGGTGGATCATCAGCATCGCTGCCGCGGCCGTGCTGACGCTCGGGTACACCGCGATGACAAGCAAGAAGCGAGTGTAA
- a CDS encoding response regulator transcription factor, producing MTTVTVLLVDDHAVVRAGLRALLDSQPDIDVIAEAGTGEEAIDAVTEARPRLVTMDLALGSGIDGVEAIRRIRQVDPDVPVLVFTTYDTDADVVRAVDAGAIGYLLKDSTPQEIFAAVRSAAAGQSVLSPPVASRLLQQMQRPEEALTPREAELLTLLATGMTNRELGRALFISEATVKTHLAHIYAKLGVDTRAAAVSVALRRQGIR from the coding sequence ATGACGACCGTCACCGTGTTGCTGGTCGACGACCATGCCGTCGTCCGGGCCGGGCTGCGCGCCCTTCTCGATTCGCAACCGGACATCGACGTGATCGCCGAGGCAGGCACGGGCGAGGAGGCGATCGATGCGGTGACGGAGGCCCGTCCGCGGCTCGTGACGATGGATCTGGCCCTCGGATCCGGCATCGACGGGGTGGAGGCCATCCGACGCATCCGGCAGGTCGATCCGGACGTGCCGGTGCTGGTGTTCACGACGTACGACACCGACGCCGACGTGGTGCGCGCCGTCGACGCCGGCGCCATCGGATACCTCCTGAAGGACTCGACACCTCAGGAGATCTTCGCCGCGGTCCGCAGCGCGGCAGCTGGGCAGAGTGTGTTGTCGCCCCCCGTCGCGTCGCGACTCCTGCAGCAGATGCAGCGCCCCGAGGAGGCTCTGACGCCGCGGGAAGCCGAGTTGCTGACCCTGTTGGCGACGGGCATGACCAACAGGGAACTCGGCCGGGCACTGTTCATCAGCGAGGCGACGGTCAAGACTCACCTCGCGCACATCTACGCGAAACTCGGTGTCGACACCCGGGCCGCCGCCGTGTCCGTGGCCCTGCGGAGACAGGGCATCCGCTGA
- a CDS encoding sensor histidine kinase, with translation MTTPADGVDRSAGASLRGPLATAIHISFYVLLATSTVRYLTYHGVSGRFVVVTALIVALAALYTLTAVVARRDGAWEPWVVPVLTTWAVLVWFAPSFAWCAFPMFFLCTRAYPSRIAYPVVGVLAVLTSLAFFTFSGRTEWAVLVGPLCTGALIVMAYSQIERDSRERVRLLRQVADTRSRLAETERAAGALAERERLAREIHDTVTQGLTSSLLRLEAADQIWAQADPRTESRAREDVRAATGTLRENLAETRSLVHHLASPHLESQPIDVALLAAARTHHPRAELRVVGTPIAIPAEVTHALLRITQSAVSNIARHANAETVGVTLTYLPDAVALDIFDDGTGFDPAPAGSPSARGGYGLRAMRRRVEQLGGTFTVESAPGDGTVVAAQIPCARGIAE, from the coding sequence GTGACGACACCCGCGGACGGAGTGGACAGGTCGGCCGGCGCGAGCCTGCGCGGCCCGCTCGCCACCGCAATCCATATCTCCTTCTACGTCCTCCTCGCGACGTCGACGGTTCGGTATCTGACGTACCACGGTGTGAGTGGGCGATTCGTCGTGGTAACTGCGTTGATCGTCGCACTCGCCGCGTTGTACACACTCACCGCCGTCGTGGCGCGACGAGACGGGGCGTGGGAACCCTGGGTCGTGCCCGTGCTCACGACGTGGGCGGTGCTCGTCTGGTTCGCCCCCAGTTTCGCCTGGTGCGCCTTTCCCATGTTCTTCCTGTGCACGCGCGCCTACCCGAGCCGGATCGCGTACCCGGTCGTCGGCGTGCTCGCCGTCCTGACGTCGCTGGCATTCTTCACCTTCTCCGGGCGCACCGAGTGGGCGGTGCTGGTGGGTCCGCTGTGCACGGGTGCGCTGATCGTCATGGCGTACAGCCAGATCGAGCGGGACAGCCGGGAGCGGGTGCGTCTGCTGCGCCAGGTCGCGGACACCCGGTCGCGGCTCGCGGAGACCGAGCGAGCGGCGGGAGCGCTCGCCGAACGCGAACGCCTCGCCCGCGAGATCCACGACACCGTGACGCAGGGACTGACGAGCAGCCTGCTCCGGCTCGAGGCGGCCGACCAGATCTGGGCGCAGGCAGATCCGCGGACGGAGTCGCGGGCGCGCGAAGACGTTCGTGCGGCAACCGGGACGTTGCGGGAGAATCTGGCCGAAACACGCAGTCTCGTACACCATCTCGCCTCGCCCCACCTCGAATCCCAGCCGATCGACGTGGCGCTGCTCGCCGCGGCCCGGACCCACCATCCCCGGGCGGAACTCCGGGTCGTGGGCACTCCGATCGCGATTCCGGCGGAGGTGACGCACGCGCTGCTGAGGATCACCCAGAGCGCGGTCTCCAACATCGCCAGGCACGCCAACGCCGAGACGGTCGGAGTGACACTGACGTATCTGCCGGATGCGGTGGCGCTGGACATCTTCGACGACGGCACCGGATTCGATCCTGCACCGGCAGGGTCGCCGTCGGCCCGCGGCGGATACGGTCTCCGTGCGATGCGCAGGCGCGTCGAGCAACTGGGCGGAACGTTCACCGTCGAGAGTGCCCCGGGCGACGGCACCGTGGTGGCCGCCCAGATACCGTGCGCGCGAGGAATCGCGGAATGA
- a CDS encoding heme-binding protein has translation MRTSHRLPRVLAITIPLAAIVVTSACGTSATDEAAVTSTPVAAASAPVPIDDAASGVVTQNRLGIAAAQTAAQAALARCQSDGLGSVSVSVVDRAGNVQALLRGDNAAQHTVEAARQKAYTAAAFGANTSDLSDRAKGDGATVADLPGTLFLAGGVSVKSASGSIAGIGVGGAPDGMRDQACAAAGLDAIAGALG, from the coding sequence ATGCGCACCTCCCACCGCCTGCCTCGCGTTCTGGCGATCACCATCCCGCTCGCCGCGATCGTCGTCACCTCGGCCTGCGGCACCTCCGCGACCGACGAGGCCGCGGTGACGTCCACTCCGGTCGCGGCCGCCTCCGCACCCGTCCCGATCGACGACGCCGCGAGCGGTGTCGTGACCCAGAACCGACTCGGGATCGCCGCCGCGCAGACCGCCGCACAGGCGGCCCTCGCGAGGTGCCAGTCCGACGGACTCGGCTCCGTCTCCGTGTCGGTGGTCGATCGTGCCGGCAACGTGCAGGCCCTGCTGCGCGGGGACAATGCCGCCCAGCACACCGTCGAGGCGGCCCGGCAGAAGGCCTACACCGCTGCCGCGTTCGGCGCGAACACCAGCGACCTGAGCGATCGGGCCAAGGGCGACGGCGCGACGGTCGCCGACCTTCCCGGCACACTGTTCCTCGCCGGCGGGGTGAGTGTGAAATCGGCGAGCGGGTCGATCGCGGGTATCGGCGTCGGCGGCGCCCCCGACGGCATGCGGGACCAAGCCTGCGCGGCCGCCGGTCTCGACGCGATCGCCGGCGCTCTGGGTTGA
- a CDS encoding AMP-binding protein: MTTPLPSYTHGVWDAPMLGETIGDNFDRTVAAHADRDALVDRPSGRRWTYAELARDVDAVAAGLLARGIVKGDRVGIWAPNCPEWTLIQYATAKIGAILVNINPAYRAHELQYVLDQAGIRLLVSAPQFKSSDYAAMIEEVRPQCPDLETVVLLGSAEWSRLASDGAAAHAADPARLAAAQAALSADDPINIQYTSGTTGFPKGATLSHHNILNNGYFVGELCHYTEQDRVCIPVPFYHCFGMVMGNLACTSHGATMVIPGRSFDPVATLQAVEAERCTSLYGVPTMFIAELAVHDFDSFDLSSLRTGIMAGSPCPVEVMKHVIELMGMAEVSICYGMTETSPVSLQTRADDTIDQRVSTVGRVGPHLEVKIVDPATGLTVSRGEPGELCTRGYSVMLGYWNNPEKTAEAIDAGRWMHTGDIGVMDSDGYVAITGRIKDMVIRGGENVYPREIEEFLYTHPDILDAQVIGVPDPKYGEELMVWVRMKEDTEPLDAEKVREFCTGKLAHYKIPRYVHVVDEFPMTVTGKVRKVEMREQSLDLLGRI, from the coding sequence ATGACAACCCCGCTTCCCAGCTACACCCACGGCGTGTGGGACGCCCCGATGCTGGGTGAGACCATCGGAGACAACTTCGATCGGACGGTGGCCGCCCACGCCGACCGTGACGCCCTTGTCGACCGGCCCTCGGGGCGGCGGTGGACGTACGCGGAACTGGCCCGCGACGTGGACGCCGTGGCGGCGGGGTTGCTGGCGCGGGGGATCGTCAAGGGTGACCGGGTGGGGATCTGGGCGCCGAACTGCCCGGAGTGGACGCTGATCCAGTACGCGACCGCGAAGATCGGGGCGATCCTGGTCAACATCAACCCCGCCTACCGGGCACACGAGTTGCAGTATGTGCTCGATCAGGCCGGGATCCGGCTGCTGGTGTCGGCTCCGCAGTTCAAGTCGTCCGACTACGCGGCGATGATCGAGGAGGTCCGGCCGCAGTGCCCCGACCTCGAGACGGTGGTGCTGCTGGGCAGCGCCGAGTGGAGCAGGCTGGCGTCGGACGGTGCGGCCGCCCACGCCGCCGATCCGGCCCGGCTGGCCGCGGCGCAGGCCGCGTTGTCCGCGGACGACCCGATCAACATCCAGTACACCTCGGGGACAACCGGGTTCCCGAAGGGGGCGACGCTCAGTCACCACAACATCCTCAACAACGGGTACTTCGTCGGCGAGTTGTGCCACTACACCGAGCAGGACCGAGTGTGCATTCCGGTGCCGTTCTACCACTGCTTCGGGATGGTGATGGGCAACCTGGCGTGCACCAGTCACGGCGCCACCATGGTGATCCCGGGCCGGTCGTTCGATCCGGTGGCGACGCTGCAGGCGGTCGAGGCGGAGAGGTGCACGTCGCTGTACGGGGTGCCGACGATGTTCATCGCCGAACTCGCCGTGCACGATTTCGACTCGTTCGACCTGTCCAGTCTGCGGACCGGGATCATGGCCGGGTCGCCGTGCCCGGTGGAGGTGATGAAGCACGTCATCGAGTTGATGGGGATGGCGGAGGTGTCGATCTGTTACGGGATGACCGAGACGTCGCCGGTGTCGCTGCAGACCCGGGCCGACGACACGATCGATCAGCGGGTGTCGACGGTCGGCCGGGTCGGTCCGCATCTGGAGGTCAAGATCGTGGATCCGGCAACGGGTTTGACCGTCTCGCGGGGGGAGCCGGGGGAGCTGTGCACCCGCGGGTACTCGGTGATGCTCGGGTACTGGAACAACCCGGAGAAGACGGCGGAGGCGATCGACGCCGGCCGGTGGATGCACACCGGCGACATCGGGGTGATGGACTCCGACGGGTACGTCGCGATCACCGGGCGGATCAAGGACATGGTGATCCGCGGCGGGGAGAACGTCTACCCGCGGGAGATCGAGGAGTTCCTGTACACCCATCCCGACATCCTGGACGCTCAGGTGATCGGGGTGCCCGACCCGAAGTACGGTGAGGAACTGATGGTGTGGGTGCGGATGAAGGAAGACACCGAACCCCTGGACGCGGAGAAGGTCCGCGAATTCTGCACCGGCAAACTCGCCCACTACAAGATCCCGAGGTACGTGCACGTCGTCGACGAGTTCCCGATGACCGTGACGGGCAAGGTACGCAAGGTCGAGATGCGCGAGCAGTCCCTCGACCTGCTCGGGCGCATCTGA
- a CDS encoding MFS transporter — translation MTTVSTSGEGVPHAPTPVRRGGTSVRKVAIASGIGTTIEFYDFFIYGTAAALVFPTVFFPALGSTAGTVASFATFAVAFVARPVGAMLFGHYGDRIGRKKTLISTLILMGVSTFLIGLLPGAATIGVAAPILLVLLRFGQGFAVGGEWAGATLLTAEYAPPGKRGLYAMFPQLGPAVAFVLSSATFLVTGTLLGDTNEVFLDYGWRIPFLFSAVLVGIGLYMRLAIEETPVFRAAQQAGRADTAPRTLPLMDAWRYQTKEILLSAGALATLFAFFYMGTAFLTSYGTKTLGFSRPFVLTVGIASAVVFGFTIVVSALYSDRIGRRRVIMISCGLAVVWALALFPLLDTGSPVAFTIGVMVTLAIFGIAYGPCGALLPEMFQTRYRYTGAGLGYNLAGVLGGAVPPLIAAPLASAYGSAAIGVLLAVLGVVSLLCTKALVETKDDAL, via the coding sequence GTGACCACAGTCTCCACGTCGGGTGAGGGCGTACCCCACGCCCCCACACCGGTGCGCCGAGGCGGTACCAGTGTCCGCAAGGTCGCCATCGCGAGTGGCATCGGCACGACCATCGAGTTCTACGACTTCTTCATCTACGGCACCGCGGCAGCCCTGGTGTTTCCCACGGTGTTCTTTCCCGCCCTCGGTTCCACCGCCGGGACGGTCGCGTCCTTCGCGACGTTCGCCGTGGCGTTCGTCGCCAGGCCGGTGGGCGCCATGCTGTTCGGGCACTACGGTGACCGGATCGGACGCAAGAAGACCCTGATCTCTACGCTCATCCTGATGGGCGTCTCTACCTTCCTGATCGGATTGCTGCCCGGGGCGGCGACGATCGGGGTCGCGGCCCCGATCCTCCTGGTGCTGCTGCGTTTCGGCCAGGGATTCGCCGTCGGCGGCGAGTGGGCCGGCGCAACCCTGCTGACCGCGGAGTACGCGCCGCCGGGCAAGCGTGGTCTGTACGCGATGTTCCCGCAGCTCGGTCCCGCTGTGGCGTTCGTCCTCTCCAGCGCCACCTTCCTCGTCACCGGCACCCTCCTCGGCGACACCAACGAGGTCTTCCTCGACTACGGGTGGCGGATTCCCTTCCTGTTCAGTGCCGTCCTGGTGGGAATCGGTCTCTACATGCGCCTGGCGATCGAGGAGACACCGGTGTTCCGCGCCGCCCAGCAGGCCGGCCGTGCCGACACGGCCCCGCGCACCCTCCCGCTGATGGACGCGTGGCGGTACCAGACCAAGGAGATCCTCCTCTCCGCCGGCGCCCTCGCCACGCTGTTCGCGTTCTTCTACATGGGCACAGCATTTCTCACCAGTTACGGCACCAAGACCCTCGGGTTCAGCCGTCCCTTCGTCCTGACGGTCGGTATCGCCTCCGCAGTCGTCTTCGGATTCACGATCGTCGTCTCCGCGCTGTATTCGGACCGGATCGGGCGCCGGCGGGTCATCATGATCTCCTGCGGACTGGCCGTCGTATGGGCGCTCGCGCTGTTCCCTCTGCTCGACACCGGTTCACCCGTTGCCTTCACGATCGGTGTGATGGTCACGCTCGCGATCTTCGGAATCGCTTACGGCCCCTGCGGCGCTCTGCTTCCGGAGATGTTCCAGACGCGGTACCGCTACACCGGCGCCGGCCTCGGCTACAACCTCGCCGGCGTGCTCGGCGGCGCCGTGCCGCCGTTGATCGCCGCACCCCTGGCATCCGCGTACGGCAGCGCCGCGATCGGCGTTCTGCTCGCCGTCCTCGGTGTGGTGAGCCTGCTGTGCACGAAAGCCCTGGTGGAGACGAAAGACGACGCACTCTGA
- the eutC gene encoding ethanolamine ammonia-lyase subunit EutC has product MSDPVVHDFWAELRATTQARIGLGRTGDALPTQRVLEFRSAHAAARDAVHQPLDAQALAEQVEAVGLGKPVVVTSQASDRSEYLRRPDLGRTPADLSAVPAGTAEVGFVLADGLSPRALTDHGVSLLSALVDEFGGTYSLAPPVIATQARVALGDHIAQALGVQTLVLMIGERPGLSVADSVGVYLTHLPRPGRTDADRNCVSNIHPPEGLGYELAARVVAGLVSGARKLGRSGVELKDTSRADALAAPSEILEL; this is encoded by the coding sequence ATGAGCGATCCTGTGGTGCACGACTTCTGGGCGGAACTGCGGGCCACGACGCAGGCGCGTATCGGTCTCGGCCGCACCGGCGACGCCCTCCCCACGCAGCGCGTCCTCGAATTCCGGTCGGCGCACGCCGCGGCGCGCGACGCCGTCCACCAACCGCTCGACGCGCAGGCGCTGGCCGAGCAGGTCGAGGCGGTGGGCCTCGGGAAGCCGGTGGTCGTGACGAGTCAGGCGTCGGATCGGAGCGAATACCTCCGCAGGCCCGACCTCGGTCGCACGCCCGCAGACCTGTCCGCAGTTCCCGCGGGAACCGCCGAGGTGGGATTCGTCCTCGCCGACGGGTTGTCGCCCCGGGCGCTCACCGATCACGGGGTGTCGCTGCTGTCCGCGCTGGTCGACGAATTCGGCGGAACGTACTCGCTGGCACCACCGGTGATCGCGACCCAGGCCCGGGTGGCGCTCGGAGATCACATCGCGCAGGCACTGGGCGTGCAGACGCTCGTCCTGATGATCGGGGAGCGGCCGGGACTGTCGGTGGCAGACAGCGTCGGTGTCTATCTCACCCACCTCCCGCGTCCCGGACGCACCGACGCGGACCGGAACTGCGTGTCCAACATCCACCCACCCGAGGGGCTCGGCTACGAACTCGCCGCCCGCGTCGTGGCGGGTCTCGTGTCCGGCGCCAGGAAATTGGGCCGGTCCGGAGTGGAGTTGAAGGACACTTCCCGTGCGGATGCGCTGGCAGCCCCCTCGGAGATCCTCGAACTGTAG
- a CDS encoding ethanolamine ammonia-lyase subunit EutB — MTTYSHGIAGTGYTFDGLVDLMAKATPLRSGDELAGCAASSDAERAAAQWALADVPLGTFLNELVVPYEDDEVTRLIIDSHDRVAFGEISHLTVGGLRDWLLDVAARDGAAETFRRVAPGLTPEMVAAVSKIMRNQDLIAVARAVTVTAGFRTTLGVPGHLGTRLQPNHPTDDPRGIAAATLDGLLLGCGDAVIGINPATDSPHATAELLHLLDDIRQRFDIPAQSCVLSHVTTTMGLIEEGVPVDLVFQSIAGTQGANSSFGVDIALLREANAAGRSLKRGTVGDNVMYLETGQGSALSAGAHLGTGGRPVDQQTLETRAYAVARDLEPLLINTVVGFIGPEYLYDGKQIIRAGLEDHFCGKLLGLPMGVDVCYTNHAEADQDDMDTLLTLLGVAGAAFVIAVPGADDVMLGYQSLSFHDALYARQVLGLRPAPEFEEWMRRLGMVDDAGRVLPVDAAASPLRALTGAR, encoded by the coding sequence ATGACCACCTACAGCCACGGGATAGCCGGAACCGGATACACGTTCGACGGCCTCGTCGACCTCATGGCGAAGGCGACGCCGCTGCGCAGCGGTGACGAACTCGCCGGATGCGCGGCGTCCTCGGATGCCGAACGCGCTGCGGCGCAGTGGGCGCTGGCCGACGTCCCACTGGGCACGTTCCTGAACGAACTGGTCGTGCCCTACGAGGACGACGAGGTCACCCGGCTCATCATCGACTCGCACGACCGGGTCGCGTTCGGCGAGATCTCTCACCTCACGGTGGGCGGCCTGCGCGACTGGCTGCTCGATGTCGCGGCGCGGGACGGCGCGGCCGAGACGTTCCGCCGCGTCGCCCCGGGCCTCACGCCGGAGATGGTCGCGGCGGTCAGCAAGATCATGCGCAACCAGGACCTCATCGCGGTCGCGCGGGCGGTCACCGTCACCGCCGGATTTCGGACGACGCTCGGTGTGCCCGGGCACCTGGGCACCCGGCTGCAGCCCAACCATCCCACCGACGACCCGCGCGGAATCGCGGCCGCCACGCTCGACGGACTGCTGCTCGGTTGCGGCGACGCTGTCATCGGTATCAACCCGGCCACCGATTCGCCGCACGCCACCGCCGAACTCCTGCATCTGCTCGACGACATCCGGCAGCGCTTCGACATTCCCGCGCAGTCGTGCGTGCTGTCGCACGTGACGACCACGATGGGACTGATCGAGGAAGGCGTTCCCGTCGACCTGGTGTTCCAGTCCATCGCCGGAACGCAGGGCGCCAATTCCAGCTTCGGTGTCGACATCGCGTTGCTCCGTGAGGCCAACGCGGCCGGCCGGTCGCTGAAACGCGGAACCGTCGGCGACAACGTCATGTACCTCGAAACGGGGCAGGGTTCGGCGCTCAGCGCGGGCGCTCACCTCGGCACGGGTGGCAGGCCCGTCGACCAGCAGACTCTGGAGACCCGGGCGTACGCGGTGGCCCGCGATCTCGAACCGCTGCTGATCAACACGGTGGTCGGGTTCATCGGACCGGAGTACCTGTACGACGGCAAGCAGATCATCAGGGCCGGGCTCGAGGACCATTTCTGCGGAAAACTCCTGGGCCTGCCGATGGGCGTCGACGTCTGCTACACCAATCACGCCGAGGCCGACCAGGACGACATGGACACTTTGCTCACCCTGCTCGGTGTCGCGGGCGCCGCCTTCGTCATCGCGGTGCCCGGCGCGGACGACGTCATGCTCGGATACCAGAGTCTGTCGTTCCACGACGCGCTGTACGCCCGCCAAGTGCTCGGACTGCGGCCGGCGCCGGAATTCGAGGAGTGGATGCGCCGGCTCGGCATGGTCGACGACGCGGGCCGGGTCCTGCCGGTCGATGCCGCGGCATCGCCCCTTCGCGCGCTGACGGGAGCACGATGA